One Candidatus Eisenbacteria bacterium genomic window, GACGCCACCGAATCGTACGCCTTGTCGATCGCCTTCTTGATCGCGGCTTCCGAAGCCACGACCGGCTGCACCTCGAATCCGGTGATGAACTTGATGTCATCGATCGCGAAAATGTTGCTCGGGTTGGCCATCGCCACCGTGAGGCGGCGGCCGCTCCGCGAGAGGGGCACGATCTGGAACTTGTTGGCCACGTCACCGGGGATGAGCTTGCAAACGCTCGGATCGGGGGCGAAATTCGAGAGATCCACGCTGGGAACGGAGTACAGATCGGAGAGGAACTTGGCGAGGTTCTCTTCGGTGATGGCGCCGAGCTTGACGAGCGCCTGGGTAATGCTTCCCCCACCGGACTTGATCTGCTGCTGCGCCTTTTGTAAGGCATCGGGCTGGATGAGCTTCGCTTCCAGCAGCTTCAGGCCGACATTTTCCTGCTGCACGGTTGTCCGTCCTCGACAGTTTTATGTTGGTGGAGCTGGCGGGTCCCCGCGCGTTCCGGCACGGGATGGGCGGGAAGGACTTTCGCAAGTCCGGTGCCAGCATCACGTGGCCGGCGGAATCGACCCGAGGTCGCCGGGAGGAAAGGAATTGCGGGATCCGACCGGAGCCCGCGGAATCACACGGGCCGTGCGCGGGGCACGCTGCGGTGCAAATTGCATCGCTCAAAATCTGTTCAGAGAGTCTCCTGCGACCGGTGCGGGAAATTCGAGGTAGGCGCGGATCCGCTCGAGGATCCTCGGCCCGATTCCTGGGACGCGAAGGAGCGCTTCGGGCGCCGGAAACGCGCCGCGCGCGCGCCGGTCCGCGATGATGCGCGCCGCGAGCGAGGGTCCGATGCCGGGGAGCCGCTCCAGCTCGCCCGCCGTCGCGCGGTTCGGATCGATCCGCCCGACCGGTACGCCTCGCGGAAGGGAGCGCCCCGGTCCCGAGCGGATCGGAGCGGCGCGATCGGATTCGGAATCGGGCGGTGAGGATTCGATGGGGATCACGGTCTGCTCCGCGCGGGAGCCGTCCCGGGACTCAAGCTCGTGGACGAGATCCGCGAAGCGCTCCTCGTGCGTTCGGCGCCATTCGCGAAACGCTCCCCCGATGAGAAGCGCCGCGATCACGAACGCCAGCCCGGCGCGCATCTCCCTTCCCCACACGCCCCGCGCCCCCGATCAGTCCAAGAGATTCCAGACCACGCCGGCATGAACCGCCCTGCCGGGAAGCGGCGACCCGGAGGGCTCGGCCGGATCCCAGATCGCGCTTCCGACCTTGCGGTCGAACGCGTCCTCCACGCGCAGGAACGCCCCGGCCGTGCCGAAGTCCACCGACAGCAATCCGTCCCAGGTCACTTGCGCCGGTTCGCGCACGAGCCCGCGACGCGGCCCTCGAGCGTGGGACTCGATCCCGAATCGGAGCGGCAGATCCCCCTGGAAGAGGACGATGCGCACGTCGACGGCGGCATCCAGGGCGCGGCGCGGAGGGGACCCGCTCCGGGGGGAGAGGGAATCCGGCCCGCCGCGGATCCAGCCCACGCCGCGCGTGCGGATCGGTCCTCGGTGATACTCCCAACCGCAGGCGGCGTGCGACAGCCAGCCCGAGCCCCGCGGCCCCGCGGTCGACGAGACCACATAGGACCCGCCCATCGTGTCCGCGACCACATCCCAGCCGAAGTCGTCGGCCACACGCCGGAACGCGCCGGAGAAATCGAACCTGAGCCCTCGAGCCGCGGTGAGACCCGCGGCCGCCAGGGCTCCCGTGAGCCGACGCGGCCTGAGCCGAGGATCGCCGGAGCGAAAGAGCTGGCTCGGAACGAAGGTCGGGTTCTGCGGAATCGACACGAAGTCCCGGGCTCTCGCGGGGGTCAGAAGATCGACCCAGGAAGGACGGTCGTGGGCCGACTCGAGATCCAACCGGCCGCGAAGCCGTTCCGTGGCGCCCCAGAGGGAGGCCCTCGCGTCGAAAAAGCCGGGCTGGGATTCACGAACGTCGTACGCCGCGTCCA contains:
- a CDS encoding helix-hairpin-helix domain-containing protein, producing MRAGLAFVIAALLIGGAFREWRRTHEERFADLVHELESRDGSRAEQTVIPIESSPPDSESDRAAPIRSGPGRSLPRGVPVGRIDPNRATAGELERLPGIGPSLAARIIADRRARGAFPAPEALLRVPGIGPRILERIRAYLEFPAPVAGDSLNRF